A single window of Toxotes jaculatrix isolate fToxJac2 chromosome 4, fToxJac2.pri, whole genome shotgun sequence DNA harbors:
- the LOC121181127 gene encoding zinc finger BED domain-containing protein 4-like: protein MSWVCRMEFCLIMDRSRKFSPVWNNFDLVTPNKVKCRLCSTELSYINKSTSSMLRHYRARHGNEELADTRESTPVPNKQAVDEAVVNMIIKDCQPLSFVENEGFRELLKLILPSYALPSRKTIKDLVSQRYEEEKEKTKKDLQSAVAVTLTADMWTSMNMEAYLTFVSQ from the exons ATGTCGTGGGTTTGTCGGATGGAGTTTTGCTTGATCATGGATCGTTCTAGGAAGTTTTCCCCGGTGTGGAATAATTTTGATCTCGTGACGCCAAACAAG GTGAAGTGTCGGCTCTGCTCTACAGAGCTATCTTATATCAATAAGAGCACTTCATCAATGCTGAGGCATTATAGAGCTCGGCATGGCAATGAAGAATTGGCAGATACTCGTGAGAGTACCCCAG TTCCTAACAAGCAAGCAGTGGATGAGGCAGTGGTCAATATGATCATCAAAGACTGTCAGCCACTCAGCTTTGTTGAAAATGAGGGATTCAGGGAGCTCCTGAAGCTTATTCTACCCTCGTATGCTCTACCAAGCAGGAAG ACCATCAAGGACTTGGTGAGCCAGAGatatgaggaggaaaaggagaaaaccaAAAAGGACCTCCAGAGTGCCGTTGCTGTTACTTTAACAGCTGATATGTGGACGTCTATGAATATGGAGGCATATCTAACTtttgtttctcaataa